The following coding sequences lie in one Polynucleobacter sp. HIN7 genomic window:
- a CDS encoding alpha-E domain-containing protein — protein sequence MLSRTADCLYWMARYTERAENTARMLDVNYQTSLLPQPSEYRDQSWRKLLTISKLEPAFLASHSQMNQESILRFMIADANNPSSIVSCLRAARENARAIRGRITSELWETQNTTWLELTQLLTKQDYADPSSLLDWVKYRCHLSRGVMHGTMLKNEAYYFMRIGTLLERADNTARILETKYQDPASLRQLKPIQDVHEEADSAFFDFYHWAALLRSVSAFEIYRQIYSDQITPQKAAELLIFNQQMPRSLRYCVGDLIMLLGEIRNQNSKEIERLIGKLQADLDYSDINEVFHMGLEEFTKQFLKRINHIGDELSNAYLIPLAVA from the coding sequence ATGTTAAGCCGTACCGCCGATTGCCTCTACTGGATGGCTCGCTATACCGAGCGGGCTGAGAATACCGCGCGTATGCTCGATGTGAACTATCAAACCTCTTTGCTGCCGCAGCCCTCTGAATACCGAGACCAAAGTTGGCGTAAGTTACTCACCATCTCTAAACTAGAACCGGCGTTCCTAGCGAGCCACTCCCAGATGAACCAGGAATCCATTTTGCGGTTCATGATCGCTGATGCGAATAATCCATCGAGTATCGTGTCTTGCTTGCGCGCCGCCCGTGAAAACGCGCGAGCGATTCGTGGACGGATTACATCTGAGCTGTGGGAAACCCAAAACACCACCTGGCTTGAGTTAACGCAATTACTTACCAAACAGGATTATGCTGATCCCAGTAGCCTTCTAGACTGGGTTAAATATCGCTGCCACCTCTCCCGGGGGGTCATGCATGGCACGATGCTGAAAAATGAGGCCTATTACTTCATGCGCATTGGCACCTTACTAGAGCGCGCCGATAATACTGCTCGCATCCTAGAAACCAAGTACCAAGATCCAGCAAGCTTGCGCCAATTAAAACCTATTCAAGATGTCCATGAAGAGGCGGATTCAGCATTCTTTGATTTCTATCACTGGGCCGCCCTGTTGCGATCTGTATCTGCTTTTGAGATCTACCGCCAAATTTACTCAGACCAAATTACCCCGCAAAAGGCAGCAGAACTCCTAATCTTTAATCAACAAATGCCCCGTTCACTACGCTATTGCGTGGGTGATTTAATTATGCTGCTGGGTGAAATTCGGAATCAGAATTCCAAAGAGATTGAACGTCTTATCGGCAAACTCCAAGCTGACCTTGATTACTCTGATATCAACGAAGTCTTTCATATGGGTCTTGAAGAGTTCACGAAGCAGTTCTTAAAACGAATTAATCACATCGGTGACGAGCTCAGTAATGCATACCTCATCCCCCTTGCCGTTGCCTAA